In Aurantimicrobium minutum, the DNA window TTGATCACCGAGAGGAAGTTTTCGCTGAAAATGCGGGACAGAGGAAACGCCACAGCCAATAATCCGGCAGCAGCCCAACAGATGAACAAGCCAATCTGACGCAGCGCAGTGGAAGCATCACGAGCCATGCCCTCACGATTACCACCTGCGTGGTCTTTACTCATCCGGGTGAAGTAGACCGTGCCCATTGAGACAGCAATGATCGAGTGCGGCAGCAGGAAAATCAGCCACGCAGTGGTCATGGTGAACACCGACGCACCTTGGCCTGAAGCAAGTGCGACCACGTTGGTTTGAACAATGATGCTCAGTTGAGTCAGCAGTACAACACCAAAGGTCCAGCCGACCATCTTGCCGGTTTCTCGAAGGCCAACACCGCGCCAGACAAAATCTGGCGCAAAGCTCAGCCCATTCTTCTTCCAGAAGACCGTCAGAATCAGCGCTTGAGCAGCCACGCCCGCCGTCGCACTTCCCGCCAACACCGCAACCATGGCAGGGGTCCAATCCACAACACTGCGCTCGCCAGCGGTATCAACACCGAACAACAGCATGAAAGCGACGATGCCCAGAATTCCAACAACGTTGTTCAGGGCGGGTGCCCAGGTGAATGGCCCAAAAGAGCCACGAGCATTGAGAACCTCACCGAGGATGGTGTAGAGCCCATAGAAGAAAATTTGTGGCAAACACCAGTAGGCGAATGCGGTTGCCAACGCAAGCTGGTCTGCTGACCACTGGGTTGCATAGAGCGTGATGAGAAGCGGCGCAGCGAACATTGCTACCGCGGTGACCCCCAGCAAAACCAGGATGGTCATCGTCATGAGCTTGTTGACGTAGCCGGCACCACCATCAGAGTGGCTGGCAGATTTCACGATGGCCGGAACCAAAGTGGCGGTGAGCACACCGCCGGAAACCAACACATAGATGCTGTTGGGCATCTGGTTCGCTACCGCGAACGCATCGGCTCCAGCACTGGCAACAACGCCCAAAGCTTGGGCCAAAATAATGGCCTTGAAGAATCCCAATGCACGAGAGACAACCGTGCCGGAGCCGAGGAGGACGCTTGCACGACCAACCGAGGCCTGAGGATTAGACATCTTCTGATTGTCCCTGCTTACGGCGGCGAAGTGTGCGAATCACACCGGCAGTAATCAAACCCACGAAAGCAATTCCCACGGCGGTGAGCCCCCAGGTTTCCCAGTCGGCACGCACATTCACAGGAATTCCAACGGGTTGCCCCACGGGAACACCCTCAATCGAGCGCAACGTGACTGTCAAAATGGCGCTGCCATTTCCCACCTGTGCTTGCACAGGGATCCGGGCTTTAGCTTGGGATTCAGGCTGAATGGTGACGGTTTCTTCACCGTTGACCAACAGGCGGCCATTGTTGGGGTCAGCGTTGACGACAACGGTTACCGCCTGAGTCAAGGCGTTGTTGACCGAGATCGGAATATTGGCCTGCCCACCCACCATGTTGATGGTGCTGCTGGTGACCACACTGACAGAGTTGAGCAGTTTCTCCGTCGATTCAGTGTGGGCAGCGACTGCGCTACCCCAGTCGGGGTCTCCTAACCAAGAAACCGAAAGCACGGCAGCCAAATCTCGAGCCGCAGGGCTGGTAATCAAGCTGGGATCTTCAGCAATTGTCGAAAACGACGAAACCTGAGCATTTTGCCCCAAAAGTGTTCGAACTGCGCCAACACGTTCCTCAGACTCGGGGGAGTCCACAAGCGCAAGTTCCTTTGAGGCAGAACCCAATCCAGCAGCGAGAGAACCTGAGGTCACCCAGGGCAAACCAGTAAGAGCATCGAGCATTTGACCGGTTTTACTCAAACCTGTGATGGAGAAGCTGCGAGGAAGCCCGGCGTACAGAGCACTCTCAGCAGCTGGGTCGAGTGCAGCTGCAGCAAGGTAGGAAGCTCCACGTGAAACATCGTCATGTGAAAGCGCAGAACTCAACCCAGCGTTAGTCACCACAGCAGGCATTCCAGAAACAATTCCCGTAGAGGCTGTCTCAGCGAGGTTCTGCGAGGAAAGAATCACCTGGGAGAACCCATTTGCTGAGAAAATTCCCAGATCAGAGCCAGAAACAGTGCCACCAGCTGGCCACGCTAGAGAACTGAACCTGGGAGTGAAAGAAACCGTAGTGACCTCTGGAACGCCAGGAGTGGGTGTGGGAGTGGCGCTCGCCGTGGATGCAGCAGGAGTAGCCACAATATCTGTCGTGATTGGCGCGAGCAGCGTAGTTGCTCCGGCTTGAGCCTGGGCAGAAATATCTGCATTGGCATAAGGCAACAGGAACGATTCGTTCGGCAGCGCCCTGAGCTGATTTAGCCACAACTGAACACTTTCAGGAATCGCGTCACCCAAAGCAGCAATCGAGCTGATGATGCGGGGGTCAACCCCGAGGGCAACGGTGCGACCTTGAGCCAGTTGAAGCTGGCGTGTGAGAACTCCGCTGGGGCCGGTGAGCTCAACGAGCTTCTGTGAGCTGAGCACTCCGGCGGAATCTGCCGGAGGAACAATGGCCACGATCGTGGTCATCGCCGCAGGGGAGGGAGCTGTTCCTGCCGTCCAGACAAATGAAGAACGAGCACTCGCTGTGCTTACGCCGGAAACCTGAAAGTCAGCGGCCAGACCACGTGGTCCCCACAATGAACCAAAGCGACCTGATGCCAGAGGTAGTTCAGCACTAAGCGTCACCGTTTCCCCAGCAGCAATGGCGGGCACGTCAATAGAAGCGAGGAAACGGCCAGTTTGTTGAGTGTCACTAGAGGAGTACCACTGATCTAGATCGGCGAGCGAATTCAGCACACCTGAAGGTGCAGTTAGTATGACCTCTCCCGCGGGAATGTCCTCGGTGCCCTCGTTAGTAACAGTGACACTTGTTACCAAGGTTTCACCCGGTCCCGGACTGAGAGCGGACGGCGTCAGCGCGAGCGAAACATCGTCTGCTGCCTGCGCACCAGGCTGGAACCCCGTCACCATGAGTGCCGCCACAAGAAGAGCCCCGCACCAGCGCACCAGCAGTGCACTCGGTGATGCACGGTTGGCTCGTGAAATCACTGCAGAGGGCATCCTGCCATTGTAGGCGTCGCAACCGTGATAGCGCCCGATGCTCCCCGTAGAATGACGGGAAATGCACAGCGCCGCCTCAGCAATCGAATCAATTACTCGTTTGAGTACTTCGCCCAGCGTTTCACGCCTGGCGAAAGCCTTTGCCGATGCCGGATATGAGCTGGCGCTAGTGGGCGGCCCCGTCCGCGACGCTTTTCTCGGTCACGACGTGCATGACCTCGACTTCACGACGAATGCCCGCCCCGATGACATCTTGCGCATCGTGGAACCCATCTCCGAAGCACAGTGGGATATCGGCCGCGACTTTGGCACCATCGGTGCCCAGATAGCCGGCGAGAAGGTGGAAATCACCACTTATCGAGCAGATCACTATGACGGAAAGACGCGTAAACCAGAGGTTGCTTTTGGTGACAGCCTTGAAGAAGACCTGATTAGGCGAGATTTCCGTGTCAACGCGATGGCCGTCCGTTTACCCCAGCTCATTCTTGTTGACCCCTCCGGCGGGGTGGAGGACCTCCAAGCAAAGATTCTTCGCGCACCAAAATCGGCAGAACTTTCGTTCACCGAAGACCCCCTGCGCATGATGCGCGCAGCACGGTTTGCCTCTCAACTCGGATTCCACCCCGACGAGGAAACTGAGTGGGCAATGACAGAGTTCGCCGGCGCCATTGAGAATATTTCTGCTGAACGTGTAAACGAAGAACTGTGCAAACTCCTGCAAACAGATCACCCTCGTGCAGGCATTGAGCTCCTAGTCAGTACAGGCATTGCAGCGATTGTGCTACCTGAGATTCCCGCACTTCGCCTCGAAGTGGACGAACACCATCACCACAAGGATGTGTATGAGCACAGCCTGACAGTACTCGAACAAGCCATCGACTTGGAGAAGGAACGGAACCCAGGCGAACCCGCTGATGTGACATTGCGGCTTGCAGCTCTCCTGCACGACATCGGCAAGCCAGCCACCAGACAGCTGGAACCCGGTGGCGCTGTGAGCTTCCACCACCATGACCTTGTGGGTGCCAAGCTGGCAACCAAGCGCATGAAGGCCCTGCGTTTTGATAAGGAAACCACCCAGAATGTGGCCAGGCTCATTGAATTGCACCTGCGTTTCTTTGGTTATTCAGATGCTGCCTGGAGCGATTCGGCTGTGCGCAGATATGCCCGCGACGCCGGGGATTTGTTGGACCGTCTGCACATTCTCACCCGAGCAGACGTCACCACACGCAATAAACGCAAGGCAGACCGGCTCGCCTTTGCCTATGACGATTTAGAACAGCGCATCGCTGAACTTTCCGAGGCAGAAGAGCTTGCGGCCATCCGCCCCGACCTCAACGGTGAAGAAATCATGGAAATCCTCGGCATTCCAGCTGGGCGTGAGGTTGGCGAGGCCTATAACTATCTGCTCAATTTGCGACTAGATGAGGGACCCCTTGGTGCCGAGGTCGCTCGCGAACGCCTTCTCCAGTGGTGGGCAAACCGCTAGATAGCGCGGAAGTTGTACCAGCTCAGATTGGCTTAAAGCTTCGGGCCGGTCTAGACTGGGGAAGTTGTCTGTGCGCCGGAAGTATCCGGCCTCCTCAGATGGCACATGCACAACCCTCCTGATACAGACCGTCTGTATCCGTTTTAGTCCGAAGGAGGTGGGTTAGTCATGCATCAGTATGAGTTGATGGTTATCCTCGATCCAGAGATCGACGAGCGCACCGTAGCTCCCAGCCTTGACAAGTTCCTCAACGTCATTCGTAACGATGGTGGAACCATCGAGAACGTTGACATCTGGGGCAAGCGTCGCTTGGCTTACGAAATCAACAAGAAGTCCGAGGGCATCTACGCCGTCGTCAACTTCACCTCAAGCGCCGACGCAACTGTCGAGCTTGACCGCCAGCTGAAGCTTTCTGAAGCTGTTATGCGTACCAAAGTTCTGCGTGCAGAGGAAGCCATCGCGATGGTTGCCGCTGCGGCAAAGCTCGCTGACGAGAAGGCTGCCCGCAAGGCCGCTGCTCCCGCCAAGGCTTCGAAGGACGCGTAAGTAACATGGCCG includes these proteins:
- the rpsF gene encoding 30S ribosomal protein S6, which gives rise to MHQYELMVILDPEIDERTVAPSLDKFLNVIRNDGGTIENVDIWGKRRLAYEINKKSEGIYAVVNFTSSADATVELDRQLKLSEAVMRTKVLRAEEAIAMVAAAAKLADEKAARKAAAPAKASKDA
- a CDS encoding CCA tRNA nucleotidyltransferase, whose protein sequence is MHSAASAIESITRLSTSPSVSRLAKAFADAGYELALVGGPVRDAFLGHDVHDLDFTTNARPDDILRIVEPISEAQWDIGRDFGTIGAQIAGEKVEITTYRADHYDGKTRKPEVAFGDSLEEDLIRRDFRVNAMAVRLPQLILVDPSGGVEDLQAKILRAPKSAELSFTEDPLRMMRAARFASQLGFHPDEETEWAMTEFAGAIENISAERVNEELCKLLQTDHPRAGIELLVSTGIAAIVLPEIPALRLEVDEHHHHKDVYEHSLTVLEQAIDLEKERNPGEPADVTLRLAALLHDIGKPATRQLEPGGAVSFHHHDLVGAKLATKRMKALRFDKETTQNVARLIELHLRFFGYSDAAWSDSAVRRYARDAGDLLDRLHILTRADVTTRNKRKADRLAFAYDDLEQRIAELSEAEELAAIRPDLNGEEIMEILGIPAGREVGEAYNYLLNLRLDEGPLGAEVARERLLQWWANR
- a CDS encoding DUF6049 family protein — protein: MPSAVISRANRASPSALLVRWCGALLVAALMVTGFQPGAQAADDVSLALTPSALSPGPGETLVTSVTVTNEGTEDIPAGEVILTAPSGVLNSLADLDQWYSSSDTQQTGRFLASIDVPAIAAGETVTLSAELPLASGRFGSLWGPRGLAADFQVSGVSTASARSSFVWTAGTAPSPAAMTTIVAIVPPADSAGVLSSQKLVELTGPSGVLTRQLQLAQGRTVALGVDPRIISSIAALGDAIPESVQLWLNQLRALPNESFLLPYANADISAQAQAGATTLLAPITTDIVATPAASTASATPTPTPGVPEVTTVSFTPRFSSLAWPAGGTVSGSDLGIFSANGFSQVILSSQNLAETASTGIVSGMPAVVTNAGLSSALSHDDVSRGASYLAAAALDPAAESALYAGLPRSFSITGLSKTGQMLDALTGLPWVTSGSLAAGLGSASKELALVDSPESEERVGAVRTLLGQNAQVSSFSTIAEDPSLITSPAARDLAAVLSVSWLGDPDWGSAVAAHTESTEKLLNSVSVVTSSTINMVGGQANIPISVNNALTQAVTVVVNADPNNGRLLVNGEETVTIQPESQAKARIPVQAQVGNGSAILTVTLRSIEGVPVGQPVGIPVNVRADWETWGLTAVGIAFVGLITAGVIRTLRRRKQGQSEDV
- the murJ gene encoding murein biosynthesis integral membrane protein MurJ, whose protein sequence is MSNPQASVGRASVLLGSGTVVSRALGFFKAIILAQALGVVASAGADAFAVANQMPNSIYVLVSGGVLTATLVPAIVKSASHSDGGAGYVNKLMTMTILVLLGVTAVAMFAAPLLITLYATQWSADQLALATAFAYWCLPQIFFYGLYTILGEVLNARGSFGPFTWAPALNNVVGILGIVAFMLLFGVDTAGERSVVDWTPAMVAVLAGSATAGVAAQALILTVFWKKNGLSFAPDFVWRGVGLRETGKMVGWTFGVVLLTQLSIIVQTNVVALASGQGASVFTMTTAWLIFLLPHSIIAVSMGTVYFTRMSKDHAGGNREGMARDASTALRQIGLFICWAAAGLLAVAFPLSRIFSENFLSVINLGWLIMVLVLGLPAFSAVYVMFRIFLVQGKAPLMFWLTVLQVGVYVVLILLSSQIYVTVITLAVCASLAISVIIQAIVTWAVLRKTLPEVRRSGVASTAVRGYIAAAIAGFIGLIVSNQFGSLTATGYAQESILNAIVAMVGIGLVVTGVFVLLLWIMRVKEVHQLFGQLRSRLSR